One window of Pseudomonas urmiensis genomic DNA carries:
- the recC gene encoding exodeoxyribonuclease V subunit gamma encodes MANTPLHPGFMIVHGNRLDDLRSLVVSWMRRYPLAPLENEVALVQSNGIAQWLKLALAEDPQDDDQGGCGIAAAIDVQLPGSFMWQLYRKVLGRDEIPEVSLLDKAPLTWRLMRLLPELIERPHFEPLRRFLTDDSDLRKRYQLAERLADLFDQYQVYRADWLKDWAGGEHVLNSARGERKPLAPGNRWQAELWRALLEDVGLEGMAQSRAGVHQRFIERMHSLAQAPSGLPGRAIVFGISSLPAQALEALAGLARFSQVLLCVHNPCRHHWADIVADKDLLRHQYKRQQRKQGMPLQLDDDSLHQHAHPLLAAWGKQGRDYINLLDSYDDPASYQGVFSDGRIDLFSEGQPTNLLNQLQDDILELRPLAETRDVWPPVDPGKDRSIRFHVAHSAQREVEILHDQLLARFSADPTLRPRDVIVMLPAIDDYAPHIRAVFGQLDRHDPRYIPFTLTDQGQRGRDPLLIALEHLLKLPESRFAVSEVLDLLDVPALRARFAIQESDLPTLHRWIEGAGIRWGLNAEQRATLGLPQGLEQNSWRFGLRRMLLGYAVGVGEGCDGIEPYDEIGGLDAALIGPLVALLDALDVACLALSQPATAAQWGERLNALLQVFFLAENEHDEFLLVQLQDLQDTWLQTCDTVGLQDPLPLTVVREAWLSGLDQGKLSQRFLAGSVNFCTLMPMRAIPFRVVCLLGMNDGDYPRAQQPLDFDLMASDYRPGDRSRREDDRYLLLEALLSARDQLYVSWVGRSIRDNSERPASVLIGQLRDHLAAGWRLAGAKQGLRDDPGQQLLHALTQEHPLQPFSQRYFQKGSPLFSYAHEWQVLHQTDDSPLPADQPLPPYVSDEPLNLVQLQDFLRHPVRHFFSQRLKVFFEALEAPTPDEEPFVLDALQRYGLSETLLGAALADPDNAERALHTQARRLQACGLLPLAGFGEILQAELIQPLPDLLQRHRQLLQRWPTLVEGALPIHFERGSDRLQGWLGRVYQADDQSLLSITTVPNTISAGRNNLKRHRLIPTWVMHLAACAAGYPLHSALVASDLTLLLEPLPQAQAADLLGDLLISRQAAMNAPLPVAAKTAFAWLAQDDADKALAAAARAYEGDGQNSFGERSESLALARQFRDFAALTADETFEGWCEALYRPLFAAPWQTLGNPESAA; translated from the coding sequence ATGGCAAATACCCCCTTGCACCCCGGCTTCATGATCGTTCACGGCAACCGCCTGGATGACCTGCGTAGCCTGGTTGTGAGCTGGATGCGTCGTTACCCGCTCGCGCCCCTGGAGAACGAAGTCGCCTTGGTACAGAGCAATGGCATCGCCCAATGGCTCAAGCTGGCCCTGGCCGAAGACCCACAGGACGACGACCAAGGTGGCTGTGGCATTGCCGCTGCCATCGATGTGCAATTGCCGGGTAGCTTCATGTGGCAGCTGTACCGCAAGGTCCTGGGCCGTGATGAAATCCCAGAAGTGTCCTTGCTCGACAAGGCGCCGCTGACCTGGCGGCTGATGCGCCTGCTCCCCGAGTTGATCGAGCGCCCGCATTTCGAACCGCTGCGACGCTTTCTGACCGACGACAGCGACCTGCGCAAGCGCTATCAGCTGGCCGAGCGATTGGCCGATCTGTTCGACCAATACCAGGTCTACCGCGCCGACTGGCTCAAGGACTGGGCTGGCGGTGAGCATGTGCTTAACAGCGCTCGCGGCGAGCGCAAGCCTTTGGCTCCCGGTAATCGCTGGCAGGCCGAGTTGTGGCGCGCATTACTCGAAGATGTCGGCCTGGAAGGCATGGCCCAGAGCCGTGCCGGGGTGCACCAACGCTTTATCGAGCGCATGCACAGCCTGGCGCAAGCGCCCAGCGGTCTCCCCGGCAGAGCGATCGTATTCGGCATCTCTTCCTTGCCCGCGCAAGCCCTCGAAGCCCTTGCTGGCCTGGCCCGTTTCAGCCAGGTGCTGTTATGCGTGCATAACCCCTGTCGCCACCATTGGGCCGATATCGTTGCCGACAAAGATCTGCTTCGGCACCAGTACAAGCGTCAACAACGCAAGCAGGGCATGCCGCTGCAATTGGACGACGACTCGCTGCACCAGCATGCCCATCCACTGCTGGCCGCCTGGGGTAAGCAGGGCCGTGACTACATCAACTTGCTCGACAGCTATGACGACCCCGCCAGCTACCAAGGGGTGTTCAGCGACGGTCGTATCGACCTGTTCAGCGAGGGCCAGCCGACCAACCTGCTCAACCAGCTGCAGGATGACATCCTTGAGTTGCGGCCTTTGGCCGAGACCCGCGACGTGTGGCCGCCAGTCGATCCCGGCAAGGATCGCTCGATACGCTTCCACGTCGCGCACAGTGCCCAGCGTGAAGTTGAAATCCTTCATGACCAATTGCTAGCCCGTTTCAGCGCCGACCCAACCCTGCGCCCGCGCGACGTTATCGTCATGCTGCCAGCGATCGATGACTATGCCCCCCACATCCGCGCGGTGTTTGGCCAGTTGGATCGCCATGATCCGCGCTATATCCCCTTCACCCTGACCGACCAGGGCCAGCGCGGTCGCGACCCACTGCTGATTGCCCTGGAGCACTTGCTCAAGTTGCCGGAAAGCCGCTTCGCGGTGAGTGAAGTCCTCGACCTGCTCGATGTTCCTGCGCTACGTGCTCGCTTCGCCATCCAGGAAAGCGATTTGCCAACCCTGCACCGCTGGATCGAGGGCGCCGGTATCCGCTGGGGCCTGAATGCCGAACAGCGCGCTACCCTTGGTTTGCCGCAAGGCCTGGAGCAGAACAGTTGGCGCTTCGGCCTGCGACGCATGCTGCTTGGCTACGCCGTTGGGGTGGGCGAGGGCTGTGATGGCATCGAACCTTATGACGAAATTGGCGGCCTGGACGCAGCCTTGATCGGCCCGCTAGTAGCCTTGCTCGATGCCCTCGATGTGGCCTGCCTGGCATTGTCGCAACCCGCCACCGCAGCGCAGTGGGGCGAGCGCCTGAACGCCTTGCTGCAGGTGTTCTTCCTGGCTGAAAACGAACACGACGAGTTTCTTCTGGTGCAGCTGCAAGACCTGCAAGACACCTGGCTGCAAACCTGCGACACCGTCGGCCTGCAAGACCCCTTGCCGCTGACGGTGGTGCGCGAAGCCTGGTTGTCCGGCCTGGATCAGGGCAAGCTGTCGCAGCGCTTTCTTGCGGGCTCGGTGAACTTCTGCACCCTGATGCCCATGCGCGCGATCCCCTTCCGGGTGGTCTGTCTGCTGGGCATGAACGACGGCGATTATCCGCGCGCCCAGCAACCCCTGGACTTCGACCTGATGGCCAGCGACTATCGCCCAGGTGACCGTTCGCGGCGCGAGGATGACCGCTACCTGCTGCTCGAAGCACTGCTCTCGGCCCGGGACCAGTTGTACGTCAGCTGGGTCGGTCGCAGCATCCGCGACAACAGTGAGCGTCCGGCATCGGTGCTGATTGGCCAGTTGCGGGATCACCTCGCAGCAGGATGGCGACTGGCCGGAGCCAAGCAAGGGCTGCGTGACGACCCTGGCCAGCAACTGCTGCACGCGCTGACCCAGGAGCACCCCTTGCAGCCCTTCAGCCAGCGCTATTTCCAGAAGGGCAGCCCGCTGTTCAGTTATGCCCATGAGTGGCAGGTATTGCACCAGACCGACGACTCGCCGCTTCCGGCTGATCAACCATTGCCGCCGTATGTGAGTGACGAGCCACTGAACCTGGTGCAACTGCAGGACTTCTTGCGCCACCCGGTTCGGCATTTCTTCAGTCAACGCTTGAAGGTGTTCTTCGAGGCACTTGAAGCGCCGACTCCGGACGAAGAGCCTTTCGTCCTCGATGCGCTACAGCGATACGGCCTTAGCGAGACATTGCTGGGCGCAGCGCTGGCCGATCCAGACAACGCCGAACGCGCCTTGCACACCCAGGCGCGTCGCCTACAGGCATGTGGCCTGCTGCCACTGGCGGGGTTTGGCGAGATCCTCCAGGCCGAGCTGATTCAGCCGCTGCCGGACCTGCTGCAACGCCATCGGCAACTGCTGCAGCGCTGGCCGACCCTGGTCGAGGGCGCCCTGCCGATTCACTTCGAACGCGGTAGCGATCGCCTCCAGGGCTGGCTGGGCCGGGTTTATCAGGCCGATGACCAGAGCTTGTTGAGCATCACCACCGTGCCCAACACCATCAGTGCAGGGCGCAACAACCTCAAGCGACATCGCCTGATCCCCACCTGGGTGATGCACCTGGCGGCCTGCGCCGCCGGCTACCCGCTGCACAGCGCCCTGGTTGCCAGTGACCTGACCCTGCTGCTTGAGCCGCTACCACAGGCACAGGCCGCCGATCTGCTGGGCGATCTGCTGATCTCGCGCCAAGCCGCAATGAACGCGCCGCTGCCAGTGGCGGCCAAGACCGCATTCGCTTGGCTGGCCCAGGATGATGCCGACAAAGCCTTGGCTGCCGCTGCCCGCGCCTACGAAGGCGACGGCCAGAACAGCTTTGGCGAGCGCAGCGAAAGCCTGGCCCTGGCCCGGCAGTTTCGCGACTTTGCCGCGCTTACGGCTGATGAAACATTCGAAGGCTGGTGTGAAGCCCTGTACCGCCCCCTGTTCGCCGCGCCCTGGCAGACCCTGGGCAATCCGGAGAGTGCCGCATGA
- the recD gene encoding exodeoxyribonuclease V subunit alpha, giving the protein MSRRLDDLLPTPLEAEQLAALTPLRDSKDLLILLDRWVERGWLRALDRAFVGFLEERAPGSDPLLLLAAALASHQLGHGHVCLDLAQTLAEPDFALSLPPEGDALTGPLLLPSQLLANLDQDTWRQRIAASSLVAAGNTPDQSSRPLVLSGLRLYLRRYWSYERQIDDALRQRLAADESIPADLPARLAQLFEGGAPAGQVDWQKLACALATRAAFSIITGGPGTGKTTTVVRLLALLQAPAVEQGRPLRIRLAAPTGKAAARLTESIGQQVERLQVSAEIRAQIPTDVSTVHRLLGSRPGSRHFRHHAANPLPLDVLVIDEASMIDLEMMAVLLDALPPKARLVLLGDKDQLASVEAGAVLGDLCRDAEDGCYSSATQAWLEQVGGQALGASGLKTGDAQRNPLAQQVVMLRHSRRFGEGSGIGQLARLVNRQQAQEARELLTHTPADVHGLSLQGEHDRRFDRLLLDGLGNDGPQGYRHYLRTIGRQRPQPGTPLTDPRWEVWASQVLQSFEDFQLLCAVRKGPWGVQGLNERVSRVLHNAGLIDSQQPWYEGRPVLVTRNDYGLGLMNGDIGIALRLPDEQGVSLLRVAFPRNDGSGGVRFVLPSRLNEVETVFAMTVHKSQGSEFSHTALVLPDALNPVLTKELVYTGITRAKHCFSLIEPRAGIFEEAVKRKVRRISGLMLEQV; this is encoded by the coding sequence ATGAGCCGACGTCTCGACGACCTATTGCCAACGCCGCTGGAAGCTGAGCAACTGGCGGCCCTGACGCCGCTGAGGGACAGCAAGGATCTGCTGATCCTGCTCGACCGTTGGGTTGAGCGCGGTTGGCTGCGTGCACTGGACCGGGCCTTCGTGGGTTTTCTCGAAGAGCGGGCACCTGGCAGCGATCCGCTGCTGTTGCTGGCGGCGGCCTTGGCCAGCCATCAACTGGGGCACGGGCATGTCTGCCTGGATCTGGCGCAAACCCTGGCCGAACCGGATTTCGCCTTGTCCCTGCCGCCAGAAGGTGACGCCCTGACGGGGCCGCTGCTGCTGCCCTCGCAACTGCTGGCCAACCTTGATCAAGACACCTGGCGCCAACGCATCGCGGCCAGTTCACTGGTCGCTGCCGGTAACACGCCCGATCAGAGCTCGCGACCTTTGGTGCTCAGCGGCCTGCGCCTGTATCTGCGGCGCTACTGGAGTTATGAGCGCCAGATCGACGATGCGCTACGCCAGCGGTTGGCGGCGGATGAGTCGATTCCGGCGGATCTGCCGGCGCGTCTTGCCCAGCTGTTCGAAGGTGGCGCGCCGGCCGGCCAGGTGGACTGGCAGAAACTGGCCTGCGCCTTGGCGACCCGCGCCGCGTTCAGCATCATCACCGGCGGCCCAGGCACCGGCAAGACCACTACCGTGGTGCGCCTGCTGGCGCTGCTGCAAGCCCCTGCGGTGGAGCAGGGCCGGCCCCTGCGGATTCGCCTGGCTGCGCCCACGGGCAAGGCTGCGGCGCGTCTGACCGAATCGATTGGCCAGCAGGTCGAGCGCTTGCAGGTGAGCGCTGAGATTCGTGCGCAGATCCCTACCGACGTCAGTACCGTTCACCGCCTGCTGGGGAGTCGCCCCGGCTCGCGGCACTTTCGCCACCATGCGGCCAACCCGTTGCCGCTGGATGTGCTGGTGATCGATGAAGCGTCGATGATCGACCTGGAAATGATGGCGGTGCTGCTTGACGCTCTGCCGCCCAAGGCACGCTTGGTGCTGCTGGGGGACAAGGACCAATTAGCCTCGGTGGAAGCCGGGGCGGTACTCGGTGATCTATGCCGGGATGCCGAGGACGGCTGTTACTCATCGGCGACCCAGGCCTGGCTGGAGCAGGTCGGTGGCCAGGCGCTGGGCGCTAGCGGCCTCAAGACCGGCGATGCCCAGCGCAACCCGCTGGCCCAGCAGGTGGTGATGCTGCGTCACTCGCGGCGTTTTGGCGAAGGCAGTGGTATCGGCCAGCTGGCACGCCTGGTCAATCGCCAGCAGGCACAAGAGGCGCGCGAGTTGCTGACGCACACACCTGCCGATGTCCATGGTCTTTCACTGCAGGGCGAGCATGACCGCCGGTTCGACCGGCTACTGCTCGACGGCCTGGGCAACGACGGGCCACAAGGCTATCGCCATTACCTGCGCACCATTGGCCGCCAGCGGCCGCAACCCGGCACGCCGCTCACGGATCCTCGTTGGGAGGTGTGGGCAAGCCAGGTCCTGCAAAGCTTTGAAGACTTCCAGCTGCTTTGCGCAGTGCGCAAGGGGCCTTGGGGGGTGCAAGGGTTGAACGAGCGCGTGAGCCGAGTGCTGCACAACGCCGGGCTGATCGACAGCCAACAGCCCTGGTACGAAGGCCGTCCGGTATTGGTCACCCGCAACGACTATGGCTTGGGGCTGATGAACGGCGATATCGGCATCGCCCTGCGCCTGCCTGACGAGCAGGGCGTATCGCTGCTGCGCGTAGCCTTCCCGCGTAACGATGGCAGTGGCGGTGTGCGTTTCGTCCTGCCCAGCCGGCTCAATGAAGTGGAAACGGTGTTTGCCATGACGGTGCACAAGTCGCAGGGCTCGGAGTTCAGCCACACCGCGTTGGTGCTGCCCGATGCGCTCAATCCGGTGCTGACCAAAGAGCTGGTGTATACCGGCATTACCCGGGCCAAACACTGTTTCAGCCTGATCGAGCCACGCGCAGGTATCTTTGAGGAGGCGGTCAAGCGCAAGGTGCGGCGGATTTCCGGGCTGATGCTGGAACAGGTCTGA
- a CDS encoding diguanylate cyclase domain-containing protein — translation MIASAKRVIRPTLRAVLGRGHLSAALLAVGLAGVSVTLLGVLALRVYADHNLHLIARSINYTVEAAVVFDDRAAANEALVTIAGTEEVADAKVFNNDGEELAHWQREDDGVLAPLEAMVASTLLEQPINLPIMHQQQKVGHIELIGQGRSLLRFLLSGLAGVVLCTMLSALVASYLSRRLLGDIIRPLRSLASVAHAARRERSFDRRVPEAQIAELNELGNDFNALLDELETWQSHLQSENETLAHLASHDSLTGLPNRAFFEGRVSRSLRNAAREQEHLALLFLDSDHFKQINDSLGHAVGDEVLISVANRIRAQLREHDLVARLGGDEFAVLLTPLHSREDAERIAEKIVTSMKLPIQLDDGDSLTTSLSVGIAYYPDDGQDPASLLNAADAAMYQAKRKRRGHWQVAHTERGA, via the coding sequence ATGATCGCCTCAGCCAAGCGGGTTATCCGCCCGACCCTGCGCGCCGTGCTCGGTCGTGGGCATCTAAGCGCCGCACTGTTGGCGGTAGGTCTGGCGGGCGTTTCGGTAACCTTGCTAGGCGTCTTGGCTCTGCGCGTCTATGCCGACCACAACCTGCACCTGATCGCCCGCTCGATCAATTACACGGTGGAAGCCGCAGTGGTGTTCGATGACCGCGCTGCAGCCAACGAGGCCCTAGTGACGATCGCCGGCACCGAAGAGGTCGCCGATGCCAAGGTGTTCAACAACGACGGTGAGGAGTTGGCCCACTGGCAGCGTGAGGATGACGGCGTGCTCGCGCCGCTTGAAGCCATGGTCGCCAGCACCTTGCTCGAGCAGCCGATCAATCTGCCGATCATGCATCAGCAGCAAAAGGTCGGGCATATCGAGTTGATCGGCCAGGGCCGCAGCCTGCTGCGTTTCCTGCTCAGTGGTCTGGCCGGGGTGGTGCTGTGCACCATGCTCAGCGCACTGGTTGCCAGCTACCTGTCGCGGCGCTTGCTGGGCGACATCATCCGCCCGTTGCGCAGCCTGGCTAGCGTGGCCCATGCCGCACGTCGCGAGCGCAGCTTCGACCGGCGCGTCCCCGAGGCGCAGATTGCTGAGCTGAACGAGCTGGGCAACGACTTCAACGCCTTGCTCGACGAGCTGGAAACCTGGCAGAGCCATCTGCAGAGCGAGAACGAGACCTTGGCTCATCTGGCCAGCCACGACAGCTTGACCGGCCTGCCCAACCGCGCCTTCTTCGAAGGCCGGGTCAGTCGCAGCCTGCGCAACGCGGCCCGGGAGCAGGAGCATCTGGCGCTGCTGTTCCTCGACAGCGATCACTTCAAGCAGATCAACGACAGCCTCGGCCACGCGGTGGGCGATGAAGTGCTGATCAGTGTGGCCAACCGCATCCGCGCGCAACTGCGCGAGCACGACCTGGTCGCACGGCTCGGTGGCGATGAGTTCGCGGTACTGCTGACCCCGCTGCACTCGCGCGAAGATGCCGAGCGCATCGCGGAAAAAATCGTCACCAGCATGAAGCTGCCAATTCAACTCGACGATGGCGACAGCCTCACCACCTCGCTCAGCGTAGGCATCGCCTACTACCCGGACGATGGCCAAGACCCGGCCAGTCTACTCAACGCCGCTGACGCGGCGATGTACCAGGCCAAGCGCAAGCGCCGTGGCCATTGGCAAGTGGCGCATACGGAACGTGGCGCTTGA
- the recB gene encoding exodeoxyribonuclease V subunit beta, which produces MTQARPLALSFPLHGSQLIEASAGTGKTFTISALYLRLILGHGDEQGFGRELLPPQILVVTFTDAATKELRERIRTRLAEAARFFRGELADADPLLQLLRDDYPEALWPRCASRLEVAVQWMDEAAVSTIHGWCQRMLREHAFDSGSLFTQSLETDHSELLGQVMRDYWRRYCYSMRGEALAWVRAHWISPDALLPRIRPLFARATAEQEEVEPQALIEATLQQRSEQLSQLKAPWAEWAEQLQQICRDAVAAKQVDGRKMQARFFEPWFDKLRSWATDEQALELDLGTGFTRLTPAGMAEAWKVGEPPQHPALHAMQSLPQQLQALPSPDVRLLEHAANWVSARFEVEKRRRAEMGFDDMLLRLQHALGQEAGERLAGLIREQFPVAMIDEFQDTDPVQYGIFERIYRISENRTETGLFMIGDPKQAIYAFRGADIFTYLAARRATAGRLHSLDTNFRSSQAMVGAVNRVFLQAEAREQGRGAFLFREGQDNPLPFIEVNAKGRGERLLIEGQPTAALHCWRLESEEPVSSTLYRQQLAASCASQIVALLNGGQRGVTGFSNADGLLRPCLPSDIAILVRDGREAQLIRSELAARDVRSVYLSDKDSVFAAQEAHDLLAWLKACAEPDSERLLKAALASLTLDQSLAELERLNQDERIWEDWVMRFRLYRETWQRQGVLPMLRRLLHDFKLPRTLIARSDGERVLTNLLHLAELLQQAAGELDGEQALIRHLAENLAGAGQAGEEQILRLESDEQLVKVVTIHKSKGLEYPLVYLPFICTSKPVDGQRLPLTWHDEQGNAHLTLTPDEQQIARADDERLAEDLRLLYVALTRAQHACWLGVADLKRGNQKHSQLHRSALGYLLGGGQPLAASPQLTDWLHALQAGSTHIACASVPAPDEVRYLLPDDARELMPARKPRRSAAENWWIASYSALRVGDQTLGADSSQAQQLMDDERVDAQQLREIPAESGDIHRFPRGPGPGTFLHGLLEWAGREGFAEISANPELIERTVGQRCNRRDWTGWIPALSQWLGHMLNEPLPLQAPGAQLTLAQLRQYQIEMEFWFASHQVDVLRLDQLVTRHTHAGAARPAAQASQLNGMFKGFIDLAFELDGRYYVTDYKSNWLGPDTQSYNALAMEQAILEHRYDLQYVLYLLALHRQLRARLPDYDYDRDVGGALFIFLRGANRAGHGLYFAKPPRELIESLDALFRGALAPEQQDLFAGAAP; this is translated from the coding sequence ATGACCCAGGCCCGCCCTTTGGCCTTGAGCTTTCCGCTGCATGGCAGCCAACTGATCGAAGCCAGCGCCGGTACCGGTAAAACCTTCACTATCTCGGCGCTGTACCTGCGCCTGATCCTCGGGCATGGCGACGAGCAGGGCTTTGGCCGCGAACTGTTGCCGCCGCAGATCCTCGTAGTGACCTTCACCGACGCCGCCACCAAAGAGTTGCGCGAGCGTATCCGCACCCGCCTGGCAGAAGCTGCGCGCTTCTTCCGTGGCGAGCTGGCCGACGCCGATCCACTGCTGCAGCTACTGCGCGACGACTATCCCGAAGCGCTTTGGCCACGCTGTGCCAGTCGCCTGGAGGTGGCCGTGCAGTGGATGGACGAGGCGGCGGTGTCGACCATTCACGGCTGGTGCCAGCGCATGCTTCGAGAGCATGCCTTCGACAGCGGCAGCCTGTTTACCCAAAGCCTGGAAACCGATCACAGCGAACTGCTCGGCCAGGTCATGCGTGATTACTGGCGCCGCTACTGCTACAGCATGCGTGGCGAAGCCCTGGCCTGGGTCCGCGCTCACTGGATCAGCCCCGATGCGTTGTTGCCGCGCATCCGCCCGCTGTTCGCCCGTGCTACAGCCGAGCAGGAAGAGGTCGAGCCGCAGGCGTTGATCGAGGCCACCCTGCAACAGCGCAGCGAGCAGCTTAGCCAACTGAAGGCGCCGTGGGCAGAGTGGGCCGAGCAGTTGCAGCAGATCTGCCGCGATGCCGTGGCAGCCAAGCAGGTCGATGGCCGCAAAATGCAGGCGCGTTTCTTCGAGCCCTGGTTTGACAAGCTGCGCAGCTGGGCCACTGATGAGCAGGCGCTGGAACTGGACCTGGGCACGGGCTTCACCCGTCTCACCCCGGCGGGTATGGCCGAGGCCTGGAAGGTTGGCGAGCCGCCGCAGCACCCAGCGCTGCACGCCATGCAAAGCCTGCCTCAGCAGCTACAGGCGCTGCCTAGCCCCGATGTACGCTTGCTCGAGCATGCTGCCAACTGGGTATCTGCACGTTTCGAAGTGGAAAAGCGCCGCCGCGCTGAAATGGGCTTCGACGACATGCTCCTGCGTCTGCAGCACGCCCTTGGGCAAGAGGCTGGCGAACGCCTGGCCGGATTGATCCGCGAGCAGTTCCCGGTGGCGATGATTGACGAATTCCAGGACACCGATCCGGTCCAGTACGGCATCTTCGAGCGCATCTACCGGATCAGCGAGAATCGCACGGAAACCGGCTTGTTCATGATCGGCGACCCCAAACAGGCGATCTACGCCTTCCGCGGTGCCGACATCTTCACCTACCTCGCTGCCCGGCGCGCCACCGCAGGCCGGCTGCACAGCCTGGATACCAACTTCCGCTCCAGCCAGGCCATGGTCGGCGCGGTCAACCGCGTGTTCCTCCAGGCGGAGGCACGTGAGCAAGGACGCGGTGCGTTCCTGTTCCGCGAGGGGCAGGACAACCCCTTGCCTTTCATTGAAGTGAACGCCAAGGGACGCGGCGAGCGGTTGCTGATCGAGGGCCAACCGACCGCTGCCTTGCACTGCTGGCGGCTGGAAAGCGAAGAGCCGGTGTCCAGCACCCTGTACCGGCAACAGTTGGCCGCCAGCTGCGCCAGCCAGATCGTCGCCCTGCTCAATGGCGGACAACGCGGCGTAACCGGTTTCAGCAACGCTGACGGCCTGCTGCGGCCCTGCCTGCCTTCGGACATCGCCATCCTCGTGCGTGATGGCCGCGAGGCGCAGTTGATCCGCAGCGAGCTGGCTGCCCGCGATGTGCGTAGCGTGTACCTGTCGGACAAGGACTCGGTGTTCGCCGCCCAGGAGGCCCATGACCTGCTGGCCTGGCTGAAGGCCTGCGCCGAGCCGGACTCAGAGCGCTTGCTCAAGGCTGCGCTGGCGAGCCTGACCCTCGACCAGTCGCTGGCCGAGCTTGAGCGCCTGAACCAGGACGAGCGGATCTGGGAAGACTGGGTCATGCGTTTTCGCCTGTACCGCGAGACCTGGCAACGCCAGGGCGTGCTGCCGATGCTGCGCCGCTTGCTGCACGACTTCAAACTGCCACGCACGCTGATCGCCCGCAGTGATGGCGAGCGGGTGCTGACCAACCTGCTGCACCTGGCCGAGCTGCTGCAACAAGCCGCTGGCGAGCTGGATGGCGAGCAGGCACTGATTCGTCATCTTGCGGAGAACCTGGCCGGTGCTGGTCAGGCCGGCGAAGAGCAAATCCTGCGTCTGGAAAGCGACGAACAGCTGGTCAAGGTGGTGACCATCCACAAGTCCAAGGGCCTTGAATATCCGTTGGTCTACCTACCGTTCATCTGCACCAGCAAGCCAGTCGATGGCCAGCGCCTGCCGCTGACCTGGCACGACGAACAGGGCAATGCCCACCTGACGCTGACCCCTGATGAGCAGCAGATCGCCCGCGCCGACGATGAGCGCCTGGCTGAAGACCTGCGCCTGCTCTACGTCGCCCTGACCCGCGCCCAGCATGCCTGCTGGCTCGGCGTCGCCGACCTCAAGCGTGGCAACCAGAAGCACTCGCAGCTGCATCGTTCGGCCCTGGGCTATCTGCTTGGCGGCGGTCAGCCCCTGGCCGCCTCGCCGCAGCTCACGGACTGGCTACACGCCTTGCAAGCGGGCAGTACCCATATCGCCTGCGCCAGCGTGCCCGCGCCGGATGAGGTGCGCTATTTGCTCCCTGACGACGCCCGCGAATTGATGCCCGCACGCAAGCCGCGTCGGTCTGCCGCAGAGAACTGGTGGATTGCCTCCTACAGCGCCCTGCGCGTCGGCGACCAGACCCTGGGCGCCGACAGCTCGCAAGCCCAGCAGTTGATGGATGATGAGCGAGTCGATGCCCAACAGTTGCGTGAAATTCCTGCCGAGAGCGGCGACATTCATCGCTTCCCCCGTGGCCCAGGCCCAGGCACCTTCCTCCATGGGCTGTTGGAGTGGGCTGGGCGCGAAGGCTTTGCCGAAATCAGCGCCAACCCCGAATTGATCGAGCGCACGGTTGGCCAGCGCTGCAATCGGCGTGACTGGACCGGCTGGATCCCCGCCTTGAGCCAATGGCTTGGGCACATGCTCAACGAGCCGCTGCCTTTACAGGCGCCAGGCGCGCAGCTGACCCTCGCGCAGTTGCGGCAGTACCAGATCGAGATGGAGTTCTGGTTCGCCAGCCATCAGGTCGATGTGCTGCGCCTTGACCAGCTGGTGACCCGTCACACCCACGCTGGCGCCGCTCGGCCAGCGGCGCAGGCGTCCCAGCTCAATGGCATGTTCAAGGGCTTCATCGACCTGGCGTTCGAGCTGGACGGCCGCTATTACGTGACCGACTACAAGTCCAACTGGCTCGGCCCGGATACCCAGTCTTACAACGCGCTGGCGATGGAACAGGCGATCCTCGAACACCGCTACGACCTGCAGTACGTGCTCTATTTACTCGCCCTGCACCGGCAATTACGCGCGCGCCTGCCCGATTACGATTACGACCGCGATGTTGGCGGTGCCTTGTTCATCTTCCTGCGCGGCGCCAACCGCGCAGGTCATGGCCTGTATTTCGCCAAGCCGCCGCGTGAGCTGATCGAATCCCTCGACGCATTGTTCCGCGGCGCCCTTGCGCCTGAACAGCAGGACCTGTTTGCCGGAGCCGCGCCATGA
- a CDS encoding YfiR family protein translates to MMVAVSPWGRVTGCALSLLLAALMLFASPSQADTGATTAQVQQRAKAVTQVVLGILSYARWPTEPVPLRLCLVGPTEYADDLIKGNVQNSGQPLQVRRLLANDRRIAGACDAVYIGKLDQGERDHLFQALSGQPVLSISEADDPCTVGSLFCLRVGDRQVTFEVNLDSVARSGVRIHPSVLQLSRRRAAQP, encoded by the coding sequence ATGATGGTGGCTGTCTCGCCCTGGGGTCGAGTGACTGGCTGTGCCTTATCGCTGCTGCTGGCGGCCTTGATGCTTTTCGCCAGCCCCAGCCAGGCAGACACTGGCGCGACCACCGCCCAGGTGCAACAACGGGCCAAGGCTGTTACCCAGGTGGTGCTGGGTATTCTCAGCTATGCCCGTTGGCCGACAGAGCCTGTGCCGTTGCGATTGTGCCTGGTGGGGCCTACCGAATACGCCGACGACCTGATCAAGGGCAACGTGCAGAACTCTGGCCAGCCCCTGCAAGTCCGCCGCCTGTTGGCCAACGACCGGCGCATCGCCGGGGCTTGCGATGCGGTGTATATCGGCAAGCTCGATCAGGGCGAGCGCGATCATCTGTTTCAGGCCCTCAGCGGCCAACCGGTACTTAGCATCAGCGAGGCCGATGACCCGTGCACGGTCGGCAGCTTGTTCTGCCTGCGGGTGGGTGACCGTCAGGTGACCTTCGAGGTGAACCTGGACTCGGTAGCGCGTAGCGGCGTGCGCATCCACCCCAGCGTGTTGCAGCTGTCCCGTCGGCGAGCGGCGCAGCCATGA